Within Streptomyces sp. NBC_00704, the genomic segment TCATCGACGGCCGGGTCACCAAGGCCCGCCGTTTCGAGAACAACATCGACGTCGGCGACGCAGCCGAGGTCGCCGCGTCGGTGTACGCGGACGGCATCGACGAGATCATCTTCTACGACATCCTCGCCAGCGCACAGCGCCGCCAGGCGGACCTGGCCACGATCCGCAAGGTCGCCCGAGACGGTGCTCCTGCCGCTGACGGTGGGCGGCGGGATTTGGTCGCTGGAGGACATGCACGCGGTGCTGGCCGCCGGTGCGGAGAAGATCAGCCTGGACTCGATGGCGGTGCGCAACCCCTCGATCATCACCGAGGGGGCGGCCGAGTTCGGCCGCCAGTGCATCGTGCAGTCCATGCAGGTCAAGCGCGTCTCGGTCACGGCCGAGACCCCCAGCGGGTACGAGGTGTTCATCGACGGTGCCAGGCAGGCCACCGGCATGGACGCCATCGCGTGGGCGCGCCGGGGCGAGGAACTCGGCGCGGGGCAGATCTGCGTCAACTCCATCGACCAGGACGGCACGCACGAGGGTTACGACCTGGAGATCACCTGCCACGCCCTCGTGGAAGATCTGGACCAGGGGCGCGGTCGAGCGGACATCGACGCGCCGGCCGATCAGCTTCCAGGGCACTGAGTGGAGGGTGGTGCCTGTGGGTCGAGACTTCCCCCAACGGCACGGGAGCCTCGTGCGTTGAGGGCGCCGATCCCTTCACCCAGTGGCCACGCTGAAAGAGGTCACTGCTTCAAATGGCGTCGAGGGAAAGGCTGATGGCGATCGTATTGCATGGGCGAAAGGGCGCACGCGCTGCGGCGTGCGGTGTAGCTTCTACCCGTCAGTAGGGGCCTGAGCAAGGGTGGAAGTGTGGTTGCCTCTCCGCATACCGATAAATTCGCCGCCTGTCTT encodes:
- a CDS encoding HisA/HisF-related TIM barrel protein gives rise to the protein MLLPLTVGGGIWSLEDMHAVLAAGAEKISLDSMAVRNPSIITEGAAEFGRQCIVQSMQVKRVSVTAETPSGYEVFIDGARQATGMDAIAWARRGEELGAGQICVNSIDQDGTHEGYDLEITCHALVEDLDQGRGRADIDAPADQLPGH